Below is a genomic region from Pseudarthrobacter sulfonivorans.
GTCTGGTAGTCACCGTCCGGGGTCTCGTTCATGATCTTCACGAGGGAGCCGTCGGCGTCCTTGGTGAGCAGGCCGTCCCACTCCCGGCCCCAGACGACCTTGATGACGTTCCAGCCCGCGCCGCGGAAGAACGCTTCGAGTTCCTGCATGATCTTGCCGTTGCCGCGGACGGGACCGTCCAGGCGCTGGAGGTTGCAGTTGATCACGAAGTTGAGGTTGTCGAGCTTGTCGTTCGCGGCGAGCTGGAGCAGACCGCGGGACTCGGGCTCGTCCATTTCGCCGTCGCCCAGGAACGCCCAGACCTGCTGGTCCGAGGTGTCCTTGAGGCCGCGGTTGTGCAGGTACCGGTTGGACTGGGCCTGGTAGATCGCGTTCATCGGGCCGATGCCCATCGAGACCGTGGGGAATTCCCAGAACTTCGGCATGAGGCGCGGGTGCGGGTAGGAGGAGAGCGCGTGGCCTTCCTTGGACTTTTCCTGCCGGAATCCGTCCAGGTCCTCCTCGGCGAGTCGGCCTTCCATGAACGCGCGGGCGTACATGCCGGGGGAGGCGTGGCCCTGGAAGAAGACCTGGTCGCCGCCGCCGGGGTGGTCCTTGCCGCGGAAGAAATGGTTGAAGCCGACCTCGTACAGGGTGGCGGCGCCGGCGTACGTGGAGATGTGCCCGCCCACGCCGATATCGGACCGCTGCGCCCGGTGCACCATGATGGCGGCGTTCCAGCGCATGTACGCCCGGTACTTCTGTTCGATCTCTTCGTCCCCCGGGAACGCCGTTTCCTGGTCCACCGGGATGGTGTTCACGTAGTCCGTGGTGGTCACCATCGGAACGCCGACGCTCTGCGCGCCCGCCCTTTGGAGCAGGCTCCGCATGATGTATTGGGCACGCTCGGTGCCCTGTTCCTGGATCAGGGCATCCAGGGACTCCAGCCATTCGGCGGTCTCTTCCGGATCACGATCGGGCAGCTGGTTTGTCAACCCGCTGAGGATATGGGAGGTCTCTTCTCCTGCAGCCACGTCCAGCCTCTTTTCATCGTTGAATAGTTGGCTCAAGTTTTCATTCTGTGAGAAAACTTTATTGCATCTCGAGATTATCCAAGCGACGATCCGCGCGTCAAGGTGAGCGGACGGTCACAATCGGCGGCCAAGGGCTCCGAAGCGCCGGCCGCCGAGGGGTACTGCCTGAACGCTCAGCTGCCCCGGTAGGTGGAATACGCGAACGGGCTCAGCAGGAGCGGCACGTGGTAGTGCGGCTCCGACTCCACCACGCCAAACGTGAGGGTTACCTCCGGGAAGAACGTCTCGGTGCCGCTCGCTGCGAAGTACTTGCCTGTGTCGAATGCGAGGCGGTAGGTGCCCGAAGGCAGCCGCTCCGGTCCCAGCTCTTTGATGCGTCCGTCCGCATCGGTGGCGCCGTCTGCGATCCGGACCCAGCGCTCGCCGTCGAGCACGTGGAGGGTTACCGGGACCTCGGCTGCCGGTTTTCCGGAACCGGTATCGAGTACATGCGTGGTGACGTGGGAAATGCTCATTTGCCCATCAGTCCTTCGAGTCGGAGCACTGCGATTTCCCGCAACTGCTGGCCAATGATTGATTGCTCTGCTTCGGGGGTGTGGGCGAGCCTGGTGTTGAGGGCGGCCAGGATCTCCTCCCGGCTGCGGCCGGCGGCGCGGATCAGGAACACCTGCCCGAACTTCTCCTCGTAGGCCCGGTTGCCCTCAGCCAGGGCCTCGGCGACGGCCGCGTCGGCCACGCCCAGTCCGGCCTGTTCCGACTGGGACAGCCTGGCTTCGGCACTGTCGCCCTGCGCCCGCTCGCCGATCCGCGGATGGTGGGCGAGGGCTGCCTCGATCTCTGCCGGCGTGAATGGATTGGCTGCACCGCGGCCCGCGGCCAGGAGCGCGTCGGGACTGGAATAGGGCCGCGCGTCGGCGAGCTCGTCGATCCAGCGTTGGATATCCAGGCAGGGGCGCAGGAAAGCGGCAGCCTCCGTGCGGCCGGCCGCGTTGAACTGTTCAAGATGCATGAGGCAAGTCCTCGTGTTTCGATGCTGGCATCCACGGTGTGAGGCTATGCGGATATTTTATTCCGCATCATGGAACTGTTATTTCAGCATATGCAAAAGTCAACCGCACGCACCTGCGGGTGTCAACTTCCGGGACGCTGCTCGGGTGATGCCCCAACGGAAAGGGGGACGCCCCCAACAGAAAGCGGACGACGGCGGGAGGTCCCGCCGTCGCCCGCCGACGGGCAGCGTCCGCTGACGGAAAAACGGTCAGCCGTCCCGCCGTGGGTGCGTCCGTGGTTACAGCCGCGGGACGCACTCCCCGGTTCCCAGCAACGCCAGCCCGGCGCGGTCGCCATCGCCGAAGTCGAACTGCCCGCTGTTTTCCTCATGCATCAGCTGCGTGGGATCGTCCACGTGGTCCAGCCCCAGGACGTGCCCCAGCTCGTGCATGATGATGGCGCGGATGTGGGCAGGTCCCTCCGGCCAGGCCAGCGTTTCCGCAAGGCCCGGCGCATCGAGGGTCACCTGGCCGGCGACGTACACATAGGGCTCGCCAGGGATGTGGGCGTAGGCGCTGCCGCCGGTCCCTGCAACCTTCCCGGCCAGTTTGGGTGCTTCCTCCGGAGATGACCACGCAATGAGAATCGGCGCCCACTGCTTGCCGTAGCGCGCCGGCTGGTACGCTTCGCGGGCTTCGGATGGCGCCTCAGACGTGGTTCCGTCATACACGAACTGCAGTCCCGAGGCCGCGGAAACCGCGGACACGGCCTCCTGGATAAGTACGTCCGTTCCTGGCGGCGCATTGTCCGGCCGGACCACGTAGTGCAGCGGACGGCAGGGGTCATAGGCCACAAAGGCCTGGCCCGGGTCCGGGGACTTCTGCAGGACATAGGCGGTGGATCCGCTGGTGGCCGGCGGCAGGCCGAGCGGGGCTGATGCGGCTTCAAACCCTGGCGGCGGCACTTTGGCGCCCGGCAGGTGGGGCATGGCTGCCGGCAACACAAACCGTTCGAAAAGGGTCGGCGTGAAGTAGAGACCCGCCACCAGGGCGATGCCCAGGACCGTGGCTGTGCGCGATTTCCACTTGCGCCCGCTGACTTTCCGGCGGTGGACGGTCCTCTTTGCCGAGATTGGCGAGATGGGGGCACCGCGCCACGGCTCGCGCGCTGGCGGCTTGCCCAGTGCCTCATCGATTGCCCATTGCGGAATGCGCCCGCTGGGCGAACGGCGGATGGGGGGAAACTCCCTGTCGCCAGAATCTGATTCCAACAGTTCCCCCTTGCGCTGCCGTGCCATCTCCTTTGATGGTCTGCCCAGCATAGTGGCGGTCCCGTTGATCCGTACGAGATTGCCCTTCCACGGGCAGACGGAGTACATGTCGCTGTTCTTGAGGTAGCCCGCATTGACGGCGTCGCGGGGGAAGTAGCGGTTGCCTTCTCCGGTATCGTGGGTCCATGGTGCGGAACCTGGCCGACATCGGCGCTGAAGGTGTATTGCTCGCCGGGGCGGGCCGTGCCATCCTGCTGCAGATCGCGAACCCCGCTGTGGGCCATGGCGTCGCCGAGCACAGTGACTTTATTGCCCGGCCGCTGGACCGCTTCCGGGCCACCGTCACCTACGTCTACGCCGTGGTTTACGGCACCGAAGCCCAGGTCGCGGCCGTTCGCCGCAGCGTCAACCGGGCCCACTCCGCGGTCCGCCGCAAGCCCGAATCCGGCTCCCACGGGTACAGCGCGTTCGATGCCCAGGCGCAATTATGGGTGGTGGCCACCCTGTACGACACAGCCATCACCGTCTACGAGAAAATCTATGGCCCGCTGGACGACGAGGCAGCCGACCTTATGTACAGCGACTACGCAAGAATCGGCACCGTCCTGCAACTGCCGGCGAACCTTTGGCCGGCCGACCGCACAGCCTTCAGGACATACTGGGACACGTCCCTGCTGACACTGGAGCTGGACGCCGTCACCGCCGGCGTCGGCCGCGACCTCCTGTACCCGCCAGCCGGGCCACTCTGGCTGCGGATGAGCATGCCGCTGATCCGGTTTGTTACCGCCGGTTTGCTGCCGGACCACCTGCGCGCCGGCTTCGGGCTGCCGTGGAGCGACCGCCACAGCCGCCTGTTCGAACGCACCACCCGGTGGTCCGCACTGGTGTACCCACGGCTGCCGCGGCTGCTCCGGCACTGCGTCAAGAACTACTGCCTCGGCCGGCTCCGCACCTCGTAGGCAACCACCGTATGGGGAAAGCGGACGACGGCGGGAGGTCCCGCCGTCGTCCGCTTTCCCTGGTCTCAAATACGATTGACCGACGATCGAGATCGAAAGTTTGAGCTGTCTATGAAGGTCACCACCACAACGCTCCAGATGCTCCAGCCGCCCGCCTGGACGGCGCGCCTGTTGCCCGATGACGCACGGCTGGACCGGGCTGACGGGGTCACGCCGGAGTATGCCCGGTTCCTCTATGGCCTGGTGGGCGGCCCGTGGCACTGGACGGATCGGCTCGAGTGGACACGGCAGCAGTGGGCCGAGGAGCTCGCGGTGCCGGGGACGGAATTTTGGGTCCTCTATGGGGAGGGCGTGCCGTGGGGCTATGTCCATCTTCAGCCCGTCGTTGCCGAGGACGGCACCCACGTCGAAGTCAGGTACTTCGGCCTTTCAGAGCAGGCGATCGGACGGGGCCTCGGCGGCCGGCTGCTGGAACACGGCATCACGGCGGCATGGTCGCTGGCACAACGCTTCGACCTCCCGCAGGTGTCCCGGGTCTGGGTCCACACTTGCACGCTGGACGGTCCCGCGGCCCTGGCAAACTACCAGTCCCGCGGCTTTGAGCCCTGCGGGACCGAGGACGGGGACACGGAAGTGGCGGAGGAGCCGCTCGGTTCCTGGGTGGCCACCGGCGGTCGATAGGAGATCGCGTAACTGACGCGGACGGACGCGGCTGGGGTTGGTGAATCGCAGTTCCTGAGAAGTAGATGAGCCCGAAAGCCGTGAGTGATTTGGCCGGCACCCATCCTAGAAATTTGGGCAAATGCCCTCGTTTATGCGTGTAAACGGGGGAAAAAATCCCTTGAGTTGTGACCTCGCGCACACCAAAGTTGAGTGCACCGATCAGTCACATTTCACATCAGCCGCCTCTCACGTTGGAGAAGAGCCATGCCTCAATCATCCGTTGCCCCACCCGCAACAACGTCCGGTCCCAAAATAGACAAGATGCGCAAGATCGCAGTAGCCAGTGTCATCGGAACCACCGTTGAGTGGTACGACCTGTTCCTCTTTGCTACCGCTTCTGCCCTCGTTTTTAACAAGATCTTCTTCCCCAGCTTTGATGCGCTGGTCGGAACCATGCTGGCGTTCGGCACGTTCGCTGCTGCCTATGTTGCTCGAATGGCAGGCGCCGCACTCTTCGGCCACTTCGGTGACCGGATGGGGCGCAAATCGATGCTCCTCACATCACTGCTGACGATGGGTGCCGCGACCTTTGCCATCGGCCTCCTGCCGGACTACGCAACAATCGGTATCGCGGCGCCGATCCTCCTGCTCGTGCTTCGAGTCATTCAGGGACTTGCCCTGGGCGGGGAGTGGGGCGGAGCGGTCCTGATGGTGGTGGAGCATTCTCCGAAGGACAAGCGCGGATTCTACGGTTCCCTAGTCCAGGTCGGTGTCCCGGGCGGAACGCTGATCGCCAACCTCGTGTTCCTGATCATCGCCGGAATCATGCCGGAGGAAGCCCTGCTTGCGTGGGGCTGGCGGATTCCCTTCCTGGCCAGTGTCATCCTGGTTGCCGTAGGCCTTTACATTCGACTGACCCTGGAAGAGACGCCGTCATTCCAGGCCGTCAAGGACGCGGGAGCCAAGGCAAAAATGCCGCTGGCCGAACTGCTGCGAAAGTACTGGAAGCAGGTCCTTCTCGGCGCGCTGGCAACAATTTCCACCGGAACAGCCTTCAATATCCTGGTGGCGTTCGGGCTTACCTACGGCAAGACAAAACTGGGCTTTTCCACCAACGACATGCTGATTGCAGTCCTGGCGGCGTGCGCCGTAGGAATCATCATGCTCCCCGTTTTCGGCAAACTATCGGACAAATTTGGCCGCAAGCCCATTATCGTCGGCGGGATAATCGCCGAGATCGTCGTCGCATTCCCGCTGTTCTGGCTGATGGACACCCGTTCCCTCGCCGGCGTGGTCTTCGGATACATCCTGCTGATGACGGCATTTTGCGCCAACTACGGCCCGATCGCCACTTTCCTGGCCGAACTCTTCGGATCGCGGGTCCGATACTCCGGCCTCTCCGTCGCTTACATGCTCGCCGGACTCCTTGGGAGTGCGATTACGCCTGTCGTCACTACAGCTCTGCTGAACGCCACAGGCCAGGGGTCTTCCGTGGCATGGTTCATGATCGGCTCGGCTGCCGTTTCCCTCGTGGCACTGCTGCTGCTAACTGAAACCCTGCGTTCCAACATCGACGCAATCCACGAGGCTCCCGCCGAGGCTGCCGACCGCGACGAACTTTCCCGCGCATGATCCGGCGCATCGGCACGATGGACGGCGTCAGCGCCCTGCCCAGTCCACCCCCTCGGGCGGTCGTGGCAAATGGCCTGGTATTTACCTCAGGACAGGTACCGCTGCGCTCCGTCCCTGAAGTGGAGAACGGGAACTTTGCCGACGACGTTCGGCTGGCGCTGGCAAACCTCTCTGCGATTCTCGAAGAGTCGGGGTCCAGCCTGAAACACGTACTGAAAATAACGACGTTCCTCACGGATCCACGGCTGGCCGACTACAACGAGATCTACGTGGACGTCTTCGGCGATAACCTTCCTGCCAGGACGACGGTTATGGTGTCCGAAAGCGATTACAGCATTGAGATCCATTGCATAGCGGCGGTGGCGGACGGTCACAAGCCACCGCTTATCCGCCGGATCACAAACGCTCTAGGAATGGCTCCGGTCCTGGGACCCTATTCCCAGGCTGTCGTTGCAAACGGAATGGTCTTCACATCGGGCCAGATCCCGGCCCGAACCAGCATGCAGGACCAGCCGGAGGACTTCGCCGGAAAAGTCCGCCAGACCTTGACCAACCTGGAAGCCATCCTCCTTGAGGCAGGCTCTGATCTTGCACACGTCGCGAAGGTCACCACCTACTTGACGGACCCGGAGCAGTTGGCTGAATACAACCGTGTGTACGCCGAGGTTTTCGGGTCAACGTTGCCGGCCCGCACTTCATGCTGCGTTGGCATCTGGGACATAGCGCTGGAAATCGAATGCATTGCTTTCGTAGCGGACGGACCGTCACAGGCCCCATTTCCTCAGGAACCGGAGCTTGTCTCCGCTACCCAGAAAGCAGGGGAGACATGCTAACGCGGCTGGCCACATTTCCAGGGATGGCAGCCTCGGTGGGACCGTTCTCCCAAGCTGTGGTTGCAGGGGGATTTGTCTTCACCACAGGCCAGATTCCGCTGAGCTCCAGGACGGACGATCGGCCGGCGGACTTTGAAGGGAAAGTCCGCCAGGTGCTGACCAATCTCCAAACCGTTCTTGAGGGGGCAGGCTCCAGCCTTGACCACGTGGTCAACGCGACCGTGTACCTATCCGACCGGAGCCAGGAGGAGGAATACCGCCGCGTCTATGCTGAAGTTTTCAGTTCCCGTGCACCTGCACTCACGTCGATCTGCGTGGGAATCTGGGATTTCTCCTTCGAGATTCAGTGCATAGCTGTCATGAAGGAGGGCAGCAGCTTATGAACGGCACCGTTCGTCTGACCCAGGCCCTGGATGCTGAGCTGGTCAGCCGGCTTCAGTCCGTGAGCTTTCCCACCATCGGGCATTTTCTGGAGGAAGGATTCCTCGACTCGGGCATCCGGTCGATGCTCCGGA
It encodes:
- a CDS encoding MFS transporter, whose product is MRKIAVASVIGTTVEWYDLFLFATASALVFNKIFFPSFDALVGTMLAFGTFAAAYVARMAGAALFGHFGDRMGRKSMLLTSLLTMGAATFAIGLLPDYATIGIAAPILLLVLRVIQGLALGGEWGGAVLMVVEHSPKDKRGFYGSLVQVGVPGGTLIANLVFLIIAGIMPEEALLAWGWRIPFLASVILVAVGLYIRLTLEETPSFQAVKDAGAKAKMPLAELLRKYWKQVLLGALATISTGTAFNILVAFGLTYGKTKLGFSTNDMLIAVLAACAVGIIMLPVFGKLSDKFGRKPIIVGGIIAEIVVAFPLFWLMDTRSLAGVVFGYILLMTAFCANYGPIATFLAELFGSRVRYSGLSVAYMLAGLLGSAITPVVTTALLNATGQGSSVAWFMIGSAAVSLVALLLLTETLRSNIDAIHEAPAEAADRDELSRA
- a CDS encoding matrixin family metalloprotease yields the protein MESDSGDREFPPIRRSPSGRIPQWAIDEALGKPPAREPWRGAPISPISAKRTVHRRKVSGRKWKSRTATVLGIALVAGLYFTPTLFERFVLPAAMPHLPGAKVPPPGFEAASAPLGLPPATSGSTAYVLQKSPDPGQAFVAYDPCRPLHYVVRPDNAPPGTDVLIQEAVSAVSAASGLQFVYDGTTSEAPSEAREAYQPARYGKQWAPILIAWSSPEEAPKLAGKVAGTGGSAYAHIPGEPYVYVAGQVTLDAPGLAETLAWPEGPAHIRAIIMHELGHVLGLDHVDDPTQLMHEENSGQFDFGDGDRAGLALLGTGECVPRL
- the uraH gene encoding hydroxyisourate hydrolase; this encodes MSISHVTTHVLDTGSGKPAAEVPVTLHVLDGERWVRIADGATDADGRIKELGPERLPSGTYRLAFDTGKYFAASGTETFFPEVTLTFGVVESEPHYHVPLLLSPFAYSTYRGS
- a CDS encoding oxygenase MpaB family protein, translating into MVRNLADIGAEGVLLAGAGRAILLQIANPAVGHGVAEHSDFIARPLDRFRATVTYVYAVVYGTEAQVAAVRRSVNRAHSAVRRKPESGSHGYSAFDAQAQLWVVATLYDTAITVYEKIYGPLDDEAADLMYSDYARIGTVLQLPANLWPADRTAFRTYWDTSLLTLELDAVTAGVGRDLLYPPAGPLWLRMSMPLIRFVTAGLLPDHLRAGFGLPWSDRHSRLFERTTRWSALVYPRLPRLLRHCVKNYCLGRLRTS
- a CDS encoding RidA family protein, whose protein sequence is MIRRIGTMDGVSALPSPPPRAVVANGLVFTSGQVPLRSVPEVENGNFADDVRLALANLSAILEESGSSLKHVLKITTFLTDPRLADYNEIYVDVFGDNLPARTTVMVSESDYSIEIHCIAAVADGHKPPLIRRITNALGMAPVLGPYSQAVVANGMVFTSGQIPARTSMQDQPEDFAGKVRQTLTNLEAILLEAGSDLAHVAKVTTYLTDPEQLAEYNRVYAEVFGSTLPARTSCCVGIWDIALEIECIAFVADGPSQAPFPQEPELVSATQKAGETC
- a CDS encoding RidA family protein, with amino-acid sequence MAASVGPFSQAVVAGGFVFTTGQIPLSSRTDDRPADFEGKVRQVLTNLQTVLEGAGSSLDHVVNATVYLSDRSQEEEYRRVYAEVFSSRAPALTSICVGIWDFSFEIQCIAVMKEGSSL
- the uraD gene encoding 2-oxo-4-hydroxy-4-carboxy-5-ureidoimidazoline decarboxylase, with product MHLEQFNAAGRTEAAAFLRPCLDIQRWIDELADARPYSSPDALLAAGRGAANPFTPAEIEAALAHHPRIGERAQGDSAEARLSQSEQAGLGVADAAVAEALAEGNRAYEEKFGQVFLIRAAGRSREEILAALNTRLAHTPEAEQSIIGQQLREIAVLRLEGLMGK
- a CDS encoding GNAT family N-acetyltransferase gives rise to the protein MKVTTTTLQMLQPPAWTARLLPDDARLDRADGVTPEYARFLYGLVGGPWHWTDRLEWTRQQWAEELAVPGTEFWVLYGEGVPWGYVHLQPVVAEDGTHVEVRYFGLSEQAIGRGLGGRLLEHGITAAWSLAQRFDLPQVSRVWVHTCTLDGPAALANYQSRGFEPCGTEDGDTEVAEEPLGSWVATGGR